One Channa argus isolate prfri chromosome 15, Channa argus male v1.0, whole genome shotgun sequence DNA segment encodes these proteins:
- the si:ch211-51c14.1 gene encoding protein kinase C and casein kinase substrate in neurons protein 3, giving the protein MSTLQSENNPEDANNHSFWMPGNYQRTVKRTEDAFQACNDIVACFQERARAERQYAQQLNEWSNKWKPVVDSSPLYGSLLKAWQSFLSSADRLASLHASICRSLVSEDGDKVRTWQKDSFHKKLFGGFKESHDIETGFARAQKPWAKRLKKLDKARRAYHKVSRKEQAARERDAHAQGNPDVAIDKQKKIQEERELAQQEAEKVRARYQKVLEEVNRYAPRYMEEMESIFDQSQDEERKRIVFLKQAFLSIHKHLDITNNESVRAVYNELHNTLMAIDEQEDLRWWKNSYGPGMPTDWPHFQEWTPEKKVKKGKKQVEKKRSIERSVMIGGVKVRALYDYVGQETDELSFKAGEEFLKIEDEDDQGWCRGMKDGGWEGLYPANYVEVV; this is encoded by the exons ATGTCGACATTGCAGTCAGAAAACAACCCTGAGGATGCCAACAATCACAGCTTCTGGATG CCTGGGAACTATCAGCGCACCGTGAAGCGAACAGAAGATGCCTTCCAGGCCTGTAATGACATAGTGGCGTGTTTCCAAGAGAGAGCTCGCGCCGAGAGGCAGTACGCCCAGCAGCTCAATGAATGGAGCAACAAGTGGAAACCAGTAGTGGACTCCA GTCCACTGTATGGATCTCTTCTGAAAGCCTGGCAGTCTTTTCTGTCCTCTGCTGACCGGCTGGCCTCCTTACATGCCTCCATCTGTCGCTCCCTGGTGTCGGAAGATGGAGACAAAGTCAGGACCTGGCAGAAGGACTCGTTCCACAAGAAGTTATTCGGAGGCTTCAAGGAGTCTCATGATATCGAGACGGGGTTTGCACGTGCTCAGAAGCCTTGGGCCAAACGACTTAAAAAG CTGGACAAAGCCAGGAGAGCCTACCATAAGGTGAGCCGTAAGGAGCAGGCAGCCAGGGAAAGAGATGCACATGCTCAGGGAAACCCGGATGTTGCCAttgacaaacagaagaagattCAGGAGGAGAGAGAACTGGCTCAACAGGAGGCCGAGAAG GTTCGTGCTCGCTATCAGAAGGTCTTGGAGGAGGTGAACCGCTACGCCCCTCGTTACATGGAAGAAATGGAGTCCATCTTTGACCAATCACAGGACGAGGAGCGCAAGCGGATTGTCTTTCTCAAACAGGCCTTCCTCTCCATCCACAAACATCTGGACATTACCAACAATGAGAG TGTTAGGGCCGTGTACAATGAGCTACACAACACACTAATGGCCATCGATGAGCAAGAGGACCTTCGCTGGTGGAAAAACAGCTACGGGCCTGGCATGCCCACTGACTGGCCTCACTTCCAG GAATggacacctgaaaagaaagttaaaaaaggaaaaaaacaagtggaaaagaaaagatcAATAGAGAGGAG tgtgATGATCGGAGGAGTGAAAGTAAGAGCTCTGTATGATTATGTTGGTCAGGAGACAGATGAGCTGTCATTTAAAGCAG